The nucleotide window AGGCCGGATTGCAGGGCGGTTTGCGTCGATATTCGTGAAACCGGGCCCCACAAGCGGGCGCTACAACTCGGGCGAGAGCCTGGTTGTGCGCGAAATCGAGCACGGTCGCGCCACGCTTATGGTGAGAAGGGACGCTGCGGCCAAGGCCGCCTCGGCCCACCTTATCGTCTGGGGCGCCGGAGGCCACATGTTGGGCAAAACCTACCATGATCTTGGCAGCCGGCCCGCGGAGACCTTCGGCACGGAGGTGGTGGAAGCTTTCATTGCTACCGCCAACGAGCGGCTAAAGCAGATGGCAAGCGCGAAGGAGTCGCAGGACAAGCCGGCGGGGACGCCAGCGAAGACTGCGCCTACCGAGGGAGAACTGGCCATCAGCGTCAAACGCGTGCCGACTGTCACGCGCGGCATGATCCTCGAGATCGGCTTCATGAAGCGCGCCATGTCGGACAGGGAGATCTCCCAGTTCGGCGTGCGCTACCGCACCACAGAAGGCGTCGAGGACGTCGTTTGGGGCGTGGATCTGAAGCGTGCGCTCAAGGAGGCGGAAGCCACCGTCGGCGACAAGGTGGAAATCCTCAAGGTCGGCCGCAAGGTTGTCGAAGAGGGTAGAGCACCAATGAATCTTTGGAAGATTGCGAAGATTTTGTAAGCGATTAGTGAAGCGGGGCCCATCCGGGTTCCCGCTTCGCTTCTTTTGCCATGCGCCCTTACCTGGACGCAGCGCAAAGGATTTTTCTCTCATCGAGAGAACGTGCCCGGTAGTCAATTCGGGCCGGCGCCGCATCCAGCGGCACACCTTCGCATGCGGAGGAAATATTCCTGCGGCGCCCATATCGGATCGGTAAGATCGGAAGGGTGAAGCAAGGAAAGCGTGCGCTTCCGCGCACATCGACGCCCAACGCCGCAAGGCGCGGGCATAACCGGCGACGGCGGGCATGCACAAAGCCGTCGCACGACAACTGAAAGGAAGGCAACAATGGCTTCAATCAACAAAGTGATCCTGATCGGTAACCTCGGCGCGGACCCGGAAACCCGTCACGCACCGTCAGGGGATGCGATCTGCAACCTGCGCCTGGCCACCACCGACACCTGGAAGGATCGGGAAACCGGTGAGAAGAAAGAGGCCACCGAATGGCACCGCGTTTCCCTCTTCGGCAAGCTGGCGGAAATCGCCAACCAGTACCTGAAGAAGGGCAGCCAGGTCTACATCGAGGGCTCGCTTCGCACGCGCAAGTGGCAGGACAAGGACGGCCAGGACCGCTACACCACCGAGATCCGCTGCGACACGCTGAAGATGCTCGGCAGCCGTCAGCAGTCCGGCGGCGAGCAGGCCCCGGCGCCGCGTCCCGCGCAAGCCCCGCAAGGCGGCGGCACACCGGCGCGCCGGCCTGTTCCGGCGGGGGGTGATTTCGACGACGATATCCCGTTCTAAAGTACACCTGGTTTTAAAAAGTAAATAAAGCCCGGTAACCCTTCGCGCGGGGCGACATGAGCGGCGACCCCGCTTTCACGAAGCAGGATCGCGTGAAACGCATTC belongs to Opitutaceae bacterium and includes:
- the ssb gene encoding single-stranded DNA-binding protein — protein: MASINKVILIGNLGADPETRHAPSGDAICNLRLATTDTWKDRETGEKKEATEWHRVSLFGKLAEIANQYLKKGSQVYIEGSLRTRKWQDKDGQDRYTTEIRCDTLKMLGSRQQSGGEQAPAPRPAQAPQGGGTPARRPVPAGGDFDDDIPF